TTGTCCAGAATTCTGGACTTAAACCAGCACAGCTCTTGGCTAGCTTAATAATTGATAGCAAGGGTAACTCTATAGAGGCTGTAGTTCTAGAAATACAACCAGTAGCACTGCAAAGTGAAAAAAGCACATACGAGCAAGTCCTCAAGGAAGTTTTCAAAACAGAAAACTTTCTTCCTGCTCACAATAACGATGGCAAAAAACCAGACTTGAGCAATCTGTATATCAGAGTCACAATCCAAACTGCCAATTAAAACTAAATGCTTGATTTTTCACCTAAGCTATGTTAAATTCATAGGGTTGGAAATACGCGGGCGTAGTTTAGTGGTAAAACTATAGCCTTCCAAGCTATTAATGCGGGTTCGATTCCCGCCGCCCGCTTAGAAAAAACCCTCAAATATACTAACTAGTGCCATAAATAAGGTTAGGGAGACGCGATAAATTGCCGTCTCTACAAGAGATTTATCCGTCAATTGGTTTTGAAAGACTCAGAGCAGCAAAATTTCAGGCAAGGTGATAAATGCAGGTGTGGGAGTCACCCAATGCTTCTTGATTTTCTGAATTTAGAATTGCTGCTACGCTAATTGAGGTTTTCTAGGCGAATGCGTGGATCGGCTGCTTTGAGCATCAAGTCGGCGATTAAATTGCCAACAATCAGCAATACTGCGCCCATTAATAAGCTTGCCATTAATAAATATAAATCTTGAGCTTGTAAAGCCTGTAAAGCTAATCTCCCTAAACCGGGCCAGTTGAAGAAAAATTCGGCGATGAAAGCACCATTTAATAAACCAGCTAACTCAAAACCCAATAAGGTAATTAAGGGATTTATAGCGTTGCGGAGTGCATGAACGTAGATGACGCGGTTTTCTGGCAGACCTTTCGCACGAGCCGTTTGGATGTAATCTTGACGCAGCACATCCAATAATTCGCCGCGAGTGATGCGTTGCAAACCAGCAAAACTTGTAATTGAGAGTGCGATTGTGGGTAAAATCATGTGCCAGCCGATATCTAAGATTCTGCCAAACCATGATAGTTCTGAGTGATTAATGCTAGTCATACTACCCACTGGGAATAGCGGCGAGGTGATTTGGGCTAAAACCAGCAGCGCTAAGGCAGTGATGAAACTGGGAAAGCCTTGTCCAGCGTAACTGATCACCTGTAGAATCCGGTCTGCTGGTTTATTTTGTTTAACAGCGGCAAAAATCCCCAGTGGGATGGCGATCGCCCATGTGACAATTAAAGATGCGATCGCTAATAACAAAGTTGCTGGTACTCGTTCCCACAACAGCGATGCCACTGAACGCTGATAAATAAAACTTGTGCCAAAATCCCCTTTGGTCAAAATTCGCCATAGCCATAGCCAAAATTGCTCTGGCCAAGACTTATCTAAGCCAAACTGCCGCTTGATTTCCGCAATTCTTTCTGGAGATATCTTCGGATTTTGCCGTAGCGTATCTACATAATCACCGGGAGCGAGTTGAATGATAAAAAACGACAAAGCTGACGCCAACAACAAAGTCAGGAGTGCCTGCAATAGCCGCTTTCCTACATAAACAAAAGTTTCGCTCGTGACTAGCCTGATTAGCCAATCCCGACCTGTCTCCAAGGAAAGTTTTGTAGATGTCATTTATCTTTTGTCCTTTGTCCTTTGTCACTTTTCCTTTGTCACTTGTCCTTTGTCCTTTGTCACTTGTTTTTCTATTGACCAATGACCAATGACCAATGACTAATATTCAATTAAAGAGATAATTGGCACATCCGGCAAATGTGTACGCCCTTGTAAATCCCGTAGCTCGATAATAAACCCAAATCCTACTAGTTCGCAGCCAATTTTCTGCACCAACTTTGCTGTAGCACTTGCAGTTCCACCTGTGGCAATCAAATCGTCCACGATCAAAACTCGGCTACCTTGGTGTAAAGCGTCTTGATGCACTTCTAAGCAGTCTGTACCATACTCTAGTTCATATTCAATTGAGTGAACGACTGCCGGTAACTTACCTCTTTTGCGAATGGGAATAAAACCAGCTCCTAACTTATAAGCCAGAGGTGAACCAAAAATGAATCCCCTCGACTCTATGCCAATGACATAATCTACAGCTATTCCAGTTTCGCTGCATTTTTGTGTTAAAAAGTCAATAGTGTAGCGCAGTCCTTCGGGATCGCGCAGTAACGTAGTAATATCCCGAAATAAAATTCCGGGTTTCGGGAAATCTGGGATGTCACGAACGAGAGACTTTAAATCCATAACATGGGGAATGGGGAGTAGGGAATGGGGAATGGGGAAAGTTAGGAGTGAGGAGTGAGGAGTTATTAATTTAAATTCATAACTATCCCAGTCTCCAGTCTCCAATCTCCAATCCCTAATTTCAGATACCTGAAAAATCGTACACTATAATGTCATACGCTGGGGGTCGAGGCTGAAGTTTCGCCATTTATTGACGATAATTAGAATCTAAACCAAGCTAGAAAAGGTCTTGCATTAATAAATGGGGTGAATTTAGTGATGTTTTAAAATTTTGATTTCAATATAGGGAAAACTTTCAATAGAAAGAGTTAAGTAATGTATATATCAGGTAGTCATGATACTGCTACAAGTCTAACGCTCAAGTCTTGACTACCGACCTTAAATTTGTTTTATCTAGTCTGTTGGAACCGCATAAGGTATTTATAGAATGAATGTCTCAGCAAGTTTAACGCCGTTCAACAGTCCAACCCAAGACTCAGTGCCGATGATTTTGGACACTTTACCAGATCCGGCGATCGCTTCCAAAACCTGTCCTCGGAGAACCAGGCTGCAAATTGACCTGATTTTACTGGCAATTGAAGCTTTAGAGCTTGGTGGTTCAGAAGCAATCCTGGCTTTTGCTCAAGAGTTGGATCTTAAAGGAATTGTTAAAGACAGGGTAAATTTATGGCGGATGCGTAGCTCTAACCCGCTACGAAGAGCGCATATACGCCGTCCCTTAACTATTATGGAAGCCAAAGCTCTGGTGGTCATTGCTTGCTACATAGCGCGGCGTTTAACTGTTGTCATCCGCCAGTTATTAATGATATGTCAACAAATGGAAGAGAAGCAGATTCCATTAGAACAGAATTTGCGTCTATCTAATTATCTAGAGCGGTTTAGAGCGCATTTTAAAAGCCGGATGAATGCTCGGCGTTCTGGTGTACTAGCATTAACTTCTGATGAGAAATTAGATGCACTAGCGATAAATTTGTTAGGACAATTACTATTTTGTACTGGTACGGCTGGAATGCAGCGGTTCTGGATTAGTCTTTTTGACGGTGAAGTGGAATGAATATTCAACGTAAGTATAGTCTACCTAATTGTACACTTCTTTTAGAAGGGTTAAGTGATGTCACTAGGGCTACACAGTTCCAGGAAATGCGCCCGGAATTGTCAATATTGGTAAATGCAGAATGTTATTTATCTGGTTACAATCAACCCTTAACGGGAGGACGGGAATTTTTTGAAAGTTTGGTAAGGGCTGTTAGTGGCTACGCCCAAGAATTTTTAAGTAGTGTACCGAATCCGCAAGCACACAATCAGGAATCGGAGCTAGTAGAGTTTCAGAAAATCGACAGCAACCGACATCGGTTAATCATACATTCAGAAGGCGCTCCAGAGGGATTTGAGTCTCACTCTAAAAATTCCAAACGTCCGCCGATTGAAATAGATTTGAATACAGTGCAGTTGTTTGATTTAGTAGAAGCAGTAGATCAGTTTTTTGCTGATAGCCAGACTTTACCAGAATTATCTCTAGAACTACAACCGGTTACTAGACGCTATGGCGGTGCTAGTCAGGCTTTGATCAGGCAGGCTGTTCCTGCGGCTGTGGGAGTATCAAGTTTAGCAGTAGCAGCGATCGCATTTAACTTGATTCCACCTCCCCAAATTCGTCCACCACAGCCTAAGGCAGATGAGCAAACTAGCTCTACAACAAAAAGCCTCACTCCTCCAGTATCAGCGAATACAACTCCTATTGCCGCTGCAACGCCTACACCAACACCCGCAGCCAATACAACAAAGCCAGTAGTTAAAGATTTAGAAGCACTTTTAAATACAGTTCCAGAAATTACCGATCCATCCCAGCTGCGTGCATTAAATCGTCAAGTGTATAACCAAATTCATCCAGCTTGGACTAAGCGTTCAGGATTGCAACAGGATTTGGTCTATCGTTTGGGTGTAGCTGCCGATGGAGCGATCGTTGGTTATAAGGCGGTGAATAAGGAGGCTAATCAAGGAGTTGGGCAAACTCCTCTGCCTAATTTACTTTACAATCCTGCTAACCGCGCTCCCATTTCCAATGAACCGATCGCCCAATTCCGAATAGTATTTACTACAAGTGGTGTGCTGCAAGTTAGCCCTTGGCGGGGATATGCGAGGACACCAGAAGTAATCGGTGCAAAAATTACTGATTCTAAAATAACGAAAGGTTTAAATCAAAAGCTTTATAATACAGTTCGCCAAAGCTGGAGTGGTACTCCCACCTTTACGCGAGATTTGAAATATCGGGTAGCAGTCAACAAAGATGGTGTGATTGCTGACTATGAACCACTCAACCAAGTTGCCTTTGACTATTTTCGGGAAACACCTCTTCCCAAGATGTTTAACGCTATCTACGGTTCAAATGTAGCTGCTCCCAATGCCAAAGAACCTCTGGCTCACTTCCAAGTGATATTCAAGCCTAGTGGCACATTAGAAGTTACTCCTTGGCAGGGATATCAATAATTGGGCATTGGGCATCCCTTCGGCTTCGCTCAGGGAAAGTGGGCATTGGGCATTGGGAAGAGAATTAAGTTGCTATTCCCTATTCCTTATTCCCTACTCCCTACTCCCCTTTACCTTGTAATCCGCCGCATGTAATTCCCCCACAACTGAGCTGCTTGAGCGCTGCTACCAGATGTCGGGGAATTATTGTCGTTTCCCAACCAAACGCCGGTTACAAGTCGCTGACTGGGGATAAAACCAATGAACCACAAGTCAACGTTTTTGTCAGTCGTGCCAGTTTTACCAGCTTCCCCTAGTCCAATGGCGGCACTACGTCCAGTACCTCTGGCGATGACACCGCGCATTAAAGTAGTCATTTCATCGGCGACACCATTTGTCAGCACTTGTTTGTTAGCAGCCGGATCTTGGTCGAAAGAGTAGATTACCCGACAGGTTTTGATATCATTGCGATCGCTGCAATCACCACTGTCTAAAATTCGGCTAATGGCATGGGGAGGATTGGATACACCGCGATTACCAATAGCACCAAAAGCACCAGTCATTTCCAAAACATTGACCACGCTTTGACCTAGTACTAAGCCAGGAACCGGATCGAGGTTTGATTTGATCCCTAAACGCCGCGCCATTGCCACCACTTTATCTAGCCCAATTTCTTTAGCAACTCCCAAAGCAATGGGATTTTCTGAAAGCGCTAGCCCAGTGGCAATATCTAAACTCCCAGCACTTGAACGACAGGGTTTATAAGTAAAGCCTTGCCAAGTTAAAGGAGCGCAGGAATAACTCTTTGATGGTGAAATTCCCTGTTGAATAGCGGCAGTGTAAGCAAAGATTTTGAAGGTGGAACCTGGTTGTCTTTTGGCTTGAACAGCACGATTGAACTGACTTTTTTTGTAATCAGTTCCACCTACCATTGCGAGGATGCTCCCTGTACTGGAGTCAAGAGTAACTAACGCCCCTTGAGAAAAATTAAAATTTCTACCAGAGTTGTTCACCGAATTACTCAACGCGGCTTCTGCTTGTTTCTGTATGGCTGGATCGAGCTTGGTTTCAATGATATAATTGCCCTCTCTTGCGGCTCCCTCCCCCAAGATTGATTCGAGTTCAGAAAAGACGTAACTGTAAAAATAAGGTGCGATCGTTTTAGCTTGTTGTTCGCAGACTTTAGGACTAATTTGGACGGTGGAGCGTCTAGCTCGGTTGGCATCCTCTGGTTTAATTTTGCCCATCTCCAGCAATCGCTTAATCACGCGATTCCGGTATTCAGCCGCTTCTAGCTTATTTGGCCCATTTCCACAAAAATCGAAGGCGTTAGGAGCAGGTAAAATTCCTACCAATGTTGCTGCTTCTGCCAAAGTTAATTCTTTAGCCGATTTATCAAAGTAATACCGGGCTGCATCCTCAAAGCCAGAGGTATCTCCCCCCAAAAAAACCCGATTTAAGTACATCAGCAAAATATCATCTTTGCTGTAAAAGGTTTCGAGTTTTAGGGCGACAACGGCCTCTCGCAATTTGCGTCCAAGGGTATCTTGTCTGCCTACATACTCACGGAACAAACTGCGGGCAACTTGCTGGGTAACAGTACTGGCTCCTTGTTGGACATCTCCACTGCGGCTATTGATTAACACGGCTCGTAAAATACCCAGAGGGTCAACTCCAAAGTGCCAATAATAACGAGTATCCTCTGAAGCTACTACGGCAGCGGGCAAATAAGGGCCAAATTCCTCTAATCGCTTCATGTCTACATGAGAGATTGTTCGGGGCTCTCTCAAGGGAGTGGCTCCATCACGGGCGTAAACAACTACTGGGGCACGTGTCGCTGTCGGTAGAGGTTTAACTTTAAATTTCAGCCATTCGACGCCAATGACTAGCATTAATAGGGCAGTTACACCACCGACACCATAAGCTGTCCAAGTTGCAGCTTTGACATACCATGCTGGTGGATCGACGTATTGCAACCGCACAGAAGCGGCGAGTTCTGGGGGCCCCAGAGTTAGAATATCGCCGTGACGCAGTTCTAAGGAGCTAACACGACGCTTGCCACGATAAATACCATTGGTGGAGTTTTCATCTTTGATGATAAAAACTGGTGTGCTATGAGTAGAATTTCGCGATAGCGACAGGTGAATTTGGCTGACAACAGGGTTACGGATGACGATATCGCTGGATTTGGAGCTACGGCCTAGAATATAGCGATCGCCCAACAGTGGATATACCTCTGCTTTATCCGCCCCCGCATCCTGCACCCAAAGTTCCGGTACTTTGGCATTAGGCTTGAGCGCCAATTTAGAAAAATCGACTCTAGCTTGAATCGTATGTACTGCTTGAGTCAGTTGACCTATTAACGTTTGTGGCTTGTGAGGGGGTTGGGGAGAACTCATCGGCTATTCACATCACAGTTTTTAGTGAAGAATCGGGCGAATTACAATCAATTTTAGATGTTAGTCTTTCATCATTTTACTCATAAGCCAAAGCATAAATTAGCTATACGGAACTTTTTGATTTAATTTATACTTAAATTTACATTGCAAACAGTATGGATTTGTGATTTTCATCACTTATTTATAGCAGCATAAATTTTTTTCCTATTCTCAAAGGCCTATTTAGGCTCCTCTTATAAGCTCAATAACTACAGGCACAGTTTTGATTATTGTATTTTTAAACACTAGTTAGCAGCAAATAACAGGTTTCATTTTTACCAATTTTATATATCCACATACTCTGAAACCAACTTAAACATCTTCATTTAGGAAGATTTTCTAAATCTCATTGTCTGTTTTAATGGGCCGAGTGTTCCGTTGAGGTTAATTTCAGAATGATGGGAAAATCTCTGAGCCTGATTGGTGCAGCTTTATCTTTGGCACTTACCACTAATATTGCTGTAGCCGAATCCAGTAAATCCCCCATAGCTCAATCTACTAGTACCGAATCTACTAGCGCACCAACGGAAATCAAGATGTCGCCAGAAGGTATGAAAATTCTGTGCGAGTATTTTCCGCTCAACTCCCGCTGTCCCAATGGCACAGCAGCTACTCCTAGCGCTCCTAGTAGCACTACAGTACCAGCCGAAACCACAACACCTGATAGCACAACTGCACCAGGAACCGTTACCCCAGCGACACCTGGCGCTCCCGAAAGCACTCCAGCACCAGGCGCTCCTAGCAAATTAACCCCAGCACCAGGTAGCATTACCCCACCAGCACCCGGCGCTCCCGAAAGCACTCCAGCACCAGGTAGCATTACCCCACCAGCACCCGGCGCTCCTAGTAACTTAACTCCAGCGCCAGGTAGCTCAACACCTGAACAACCTAGCACTCCTGGCAGCACTACCGAACCAGGTAGCTCAACTCCACCTGAACAACCTGGTACTCCTGGCACTCCTGGCAGTAGTATCGAACCAACTCCCAGTACTCCTGGCTCTAGTGTGCCAAAAACTCCTACCACAGGTAATTAAATTAAAAGCTGGTGCATAATCTAAATACTAGTTTGCCATCAGCGATCGCCTGTGCGTCTTTTTTAACCTCTTGCACCAGTTATTCAAACTGGTGTCAGGTAAAAAATAAAAATCGCTGAAACCTTATAGATAAAGTCTTCGCATATAAGACTGAGCAAGGGTTTCACTAATTAAAAGCCTGGGATGATTAATCCCAGGCTTAATAGTTTAATGCAATCTGCCAGTTGAAGTAGGTGTTTTTTGCAAGGAAGCAATTAACAGGCAAACAATACCAATACTGATAAATGAATCTGCCACATTAAATACAGCAAAGTTAATCAGGCGAAAATCAAGAAAATCAACGACATAGCCTAAAACAAAACGATCGATACCGTTGCCCATAGCTCCACCTAAAATCAAGCCATAGCCTAACTGATCCCACAAATTTAACGTTGGGCCAACCAGCGCCAATGCTATCAATACTAAACTCACTCCTAAAGATAACCAGCGCAACCACTCTACTTTCCCACTTAACAGACTAAACGCAGCACCAGTGTTAGTGACATAGGTAAAGTGAAATATCCCAGGTAAGAGTGGTAGTGTCTGCCCCAAGCTAAAGCTTTGTACTATCCAGTACTTTGTTATTTGGTCTAAGAAAAAAGCGATGAAGGCAGCGATCCAGAAAAGACGATTTTTTAAATGCATGGTGAATTAGTCATTGGTCATTGGTCATTGGTCATTAGTCATTGGTCGTTGGTCATGAGCTTTTGACAAATGACAAAGGACAAATAACATGAACTAATAAAACATTAAGTGACGCAATATATATGCTATTACACTAACTGCACAGACCACAGTTAGTTGACCTGGTAGCGCAAACCAGGAGTATCTGAGGATTGCTTGCATTAAGGGTAGATTTTCTGTACCTTTCCACTGAAAAAGATAGCTAATAATCAAATAAGTAATACCGCAGATGTGGAGAGTTAACAAGCCACAGATGCAGCTAAAGGCAAGAGTTTCTAGTCGAGGTCTAGCTTTAAAGGCGAACAAACCACAAATCCAAGCTCCAGGAATGAAGCCTAGTAGATAGCCAAACTGAGATAGCTTGATATAACCAATACCGCCACCATCGGCAAATACTGGTAGTAAGGTTAACCCCATGACTAAATAGGCGATTTGTGAGAGCGCACCGGCATTTTTGCCCCCTAAACAACCCACCAACAACACTGCGCCAATTTGAAAAGTGACACCTAAAGAAAAAGTCTGAATTCCGTGCTGACTCCAAGTCCAAGGAAAGGTAATGCCATAAACTTCTAGGAAAGTACCACCCATTGTCAGGAGTAAGCCAATCATAGACCATAGTAATTGATTGGAAGCAGCAAACATTTATCAGGCAATTAAGGAAAAGCAAAAGGGAAAACTAGCAGCAAATAGTATGTTCATTAATATTGAAATGAAATCTGTGCTGACATCTTAAGAACTAGCATATTTTCTTTTGCCTTTTCAGTATGTATGTAATTTTTCAGTTCTGCGAATTGTGGCTGAGGTGTCTATTATCTGATTTTATTGACTGAGGTGTATTCTA
This Nostoc sp. C052 DNA region includes the following protein-coding sequences:
- a CDS encoding ABC transporter permease, whose product is MTSTKLSLETGRDWLIRLVTSETFVYVGKRLLQALLTLLLASALSFFIIQLAPGDYVDTLRQNPKISPERIAEIKRQFGLDKSWPEQFWLWLWRILTKGDFGTSFIYQRSVASLLWERVPATLLLAIASLIVTWAIAIPLGIFAAVKQNKPADRILQVISYAGQGFPSFITALALLVLAQITSPLFPVGSMTSINHSELSWFGRILDIGWHMILPTIALSITSFAGLQRITRGELLDVLRQDYIQTARAKGLPENRVIYVHALRNAINPLITLLGFELAGLLNGAFIAEFFFNWPGLGRLALQALQAQDLYLLMASLLMGAVLLIVGNLIADLMLKAADPRIRLENLN
- a CDS encoding adenine phosphoribosyltransferase, producing the protein MDLKSLVRDIPDFPKPGILFRDITTLLRDPEGLRYTIDFLTQKCSETGIAVDYVIGIESRGFIFGSPLAYKLGAGFIPIRKRGKLPAVVHSIEYELEYGTDCLEVHQDALHQGSRVLIVDDLIATGGTASATAKLVQKIGCELVGFGFIIELRDLQGRTHLPDVPIISLIEY
- a CDS encoding DUF3038 domain-containing protein — protein: MNVSASLTPFNSPTQDSVPMILDTLPDPAIASKTCPRRTRLQIDLILLAIEALELGGSEAILAFAQELDLKGIVKDRVNLWRMRSSNPLRRAHIRRPLTIMEAKALVVIACYIARRLTVVIRQLLMICQQMEEKQIPLEQNLRLSNYLERFRAHFKSRMNARRSGVLALTSDEKLDALAINLLGQLLFCTGTAGMQRFWISLFDGEVE
- a CDS encoding DUF4335 domain-containing protein, whose translation is MNIQRKYSLPNCTLLLEGLSDVTRATQFQEMRPELSILVNAECYLSGYNQPLTGGREFFESLVRAVSGYAQEFLSSVPNPQAHNQESELVEFQKIDSNRHRLIIHSEGAPEGFESHSKNSKRPPIEIDLNTVQLFDLVEAVDQFFADSQTLPELSLELQPVTRRYGGASQALIRQAVPAAVGVSSLAVAAIAFNLIPPPQIRPPQPKADEQTSSTTKSLTPPVSANTTPIAAATPTPTPAANTTKPVVKDLEALLNTVPEITDPSQLRALNRQVYNQIHPAWTKRSGLQQDLVYRLGVAADGAIVGYKAVNKEANQGVGQTPLPNLLYNPANRAPISNEPIAQFRIVFTTSGVLQVSPWRGYARTPEVIGAKITDSKITKGLNQKLYNTVRQSWSGTPTFTRDLKYRVAVNKDGVIADYEPLNQVAFDYFRETPLPKMFNAIYGSNVAAPNAKEPLAHFQVIFKPSGTLEVTPWQGYQ
- a CDS encoding transglycosylase domain-containing protein, which gives rise to MSSPQPPHKPQTLIGQLTQAVHTIQARVDFSKLALKPNAKVPELWVQDAGADKAEVYPLLGDRYILGRSSKSSDIVIRNPVVSQIHLSLSRNSTHSTPVFIIKDENSTNGIYRGKRRVSSLELRHGDILTLGPPELAASVRLQYVDPPAWYVKAATWTAYGVGGVTALLMLVIGVEWLKFKVKPLPTATRAPVVVYARDGATPLREPRTISHVDMKRLEEFGPYLPAAVVASEDTRYYWHFGVDPLGILRAVLINSRSGDVQQGASTVTQQVARSLFREYVGRQDTLGRKLREAVVALKLETFYSKDDILLMYLNRVFLGGDTSGFEDAARYYFDKSAKELTLAEAATLVGILPAPNAFDFCGNGPNKLEAAEYRNRVIKRLLEMGKIKPEDANRARRSTVQISPKVCEQQAKTIAPYFYSYVFSELESILGEGAAREGNYIIETKLDPAIQKQAEAALSNSVNNSGRNFNFSQGALVTLDSSTGSILAMVGGTDYKKSQFNRAVQAKRQPGSTFKIFAYTAAIQQGISPSKSYSCAPLTWQGFTYKPCRSSAGSLDIATGLALSENPIALGVAKEIGLDKVVAMARRLGIKSNLDPVPGLVLGQSVVNVLEMTGAFGAIGNRGVSNPPHAISRILDSGDCSDRNDIKTCRVIYSFDQDPAANKQVLTNGVADEMTTLMRGVIARGTGRSAAIGLGEAGKTGTTDKNVDLWFIGFIPSQRLVTGVWLGNDNNSPTSGSSAQAAQLWGNYMRRITR
- the lspA gene encoding signal peptidase II encodes the protein MHLKNRLFWIAAFIAFFLDQITKYWIVQSFSLGQTLPLLPGIFHFTYVTNTGAAFSLLSGKVEWLRWLSLGVSLVLIALALVGPTLNLWDQLGYGLILGGAMGNGIDRFVLGYVVDFLDFRLINFAVFNVADSFISIGIVCLLIASLQKTPTSTGRLH
- a CDS encoding biotin transporter BioY → MFAASNQLLWSMIGLLLTMGGTFLEVYGITFPWTWSQHGIQTFSLGVTFQIGAVLLVGCLGGKNAGALSQIAYLVMGLTLLPVFADGGGIGYIKLSQFGYLLGFIPGAWICGLFAFKARPRLETLAFSCICGLLTLHICGITYLIISYLFQWKGTENLPLMQAILRYSWFALPGQLTVVCAVSVIAYILRHLMFY